The following DNA comes from Camelina sativa cultivar DH55 chromosome 14, Cs, whole genome shotgun sequence.
tttttctttgactaaagagatattatttaattttaaatcaataacaattcaaaattttaaatattttcaatgattacttcttgaagtttacaaaacatcaatctttgtgggacaaaaaaatatctcaaaacatcaatctttatagGACAGAAGGAGTAGATGATTTTCTAAgagtttcacacaaattaagaaaagcatTGAATGTTTAactataaatgtattttttatttataaaatatatttttataactatCTACTAATAGTAATTCATCAAAacttaaattcttaattaatgatttttgaaaattacaatttcttagcattaattagtaaaaaattacaaaaaatcaatctttgtgatacaaatttttttttctagaaaatcatctattatgatacagagggagtatatgatTGTTCAACGAATTCACTTCAAATAACCATTAACTCCATAAAATCCTCTTAATTAGTTACTAGATTGTGTCCATATGGTGATTATGTATTGCCAAAGTACTAATATTCTGTCATAATTAATGAAggttaaaaacactaaaaaaataattttcatacatttttgaacttttttcgATTATGAAAATTTCGCTCTCACAACATTTATTAATAACACGATGATTATTATGTTTAGTCTCCTACATATAACCAAAAACCTAAGAActacaaagaaaattaaactcCAACTGAAACTAGACCTCGGTACTCCCAGTAGTAACCAAATATGACTTAGCAATTTCCCCATCAGCTCCTTTAGGGTAAAATCCACCGGGAACACTTTCATTTCCACTTCCATACACAATCCGGAGAATCTCCTCAGGTGTTCTATCATACGAAAGAGACAACTCATTACCGACCAAAACATTCCCAACCACTTGTCCTTCAGCACCCATGGCTTTAGGTACGACCAAACCCTCATCTTTCACTCCCGCTTTTCCCAGTTTGTTCCTAAAATCCGAGATCTTATCCGTGAAAGCCGCAACCGTGATACCGTAAGGATATACAACATGTGCTGCTCGAGCATATAACATCGTTCTTATCACTGCGTCTTGACCCGATTCTACTCCCAAAAGTCCTGCTACTAACTGAAAATAGTGTTTGCATAAGTGTAACATATAtaatgcaaatatttttttatataaaaaaacaatagagaacaaactcatctctctctctctcgtaaaccttgttttaaattacttttcttttcaatttaacATTTTGAAATATATCTAACGTTCTTTTTAATTCCTAACATTCTTTTCAATTAGGTGAAGTTTTAGATATAACTCGTAAAgagtgtgtgttttattttatttatgatatgcAATGAAATATCATCTTAACCCATTGATCGTGGATGAAAAGTAATTCATGATTTCAATAAAGCTTAATTAgactcttttattttaatatgagatttaagatatatacatatatataagtatataaaaccTTAATGTGTGGTTATAAGAAGAGACCAATATACCGAATCTAAGGAATATGTTGGATATGTTACCTTTCTTGAGGCTGGACATTGCAGTTTAGGGTTAGCGCCAACGTATCCAGTGAGACCAACATAAGGGACCAAATACGAAGCAATGAGGTAATTATAAGAATTGGCATAAGGATTGAATGGTGGCACAAATTTTACTCCAAATGCTTTATCCATCACTTTCGCAAATGCTTTTTTACTCAAATCAAGTTGTGGCCTTGCAAACCCTTTCACCGTTTTCTTGATTGCCctgtcattttttttataaagatcaTGTTAATGCgaattacattttaaaaaaaatataattaaagaatcTCAAAGCTATGACATTTTACTCGTTAAGTGGTAAATTAATACCCATATATAGCGATTTATAAGAAACGACGCATTcgtttttttcatatatattttatacatatgatATGTACAAGGCTAGAAAATATTGtctaattaaatatatacaccGAACcaatcatttaattttaattttggatgGATTCTTGAGAGTTTAATTTTTACGATGTACAAATGTAACAAATATCCTACACGTTTTCAGTTATAATGAATATATGATTGAAGACATTTTGTCTTGGGTAGAAAAATTACTTCACCAAgccagaaataaaaaaaaaatattcctaGTGTAACTACATAGctataatgaaaacaaattgtgttttttaatatttaaacacTAATTAACCCATAACTCCTATACAGATGATATAATCacaattataaactataaagcactatatatatgacttaaAAAGAAACGCTTTACCTCAAGTGGCCAACCTCTTGCCAAGCAAACTGCAAAACAACATCTCTTGTCAAAGGATCAAGATTAGCTTTCTGAGCTCCAAGAGGACTTGGCCCTCCCATTGTTAAGTTTGGTGCGACTGTATCAAGACCAAACCCTAACGCTCCGAACAAGAAAAACTCAGCTTCAAGGTACTCCAAATTCAACGGAAACTCCAATAGTTTCCTGTCCTGATCGGTACAGCTGGTCGCCTGATTGCCCTGATCATTGGGACAACTCATGACTTGAAGAAGTTGAAcgttgaagaggaagaacaacacCATCACCATTGAAACCAacaagcttcttctctctttggtgACTGCCATGTCTAAAAGTGTTTTGgcttttgttcctttcttttggtttggttctttaatgatctgattttgttttgggtttgaatataatttatttatagggttttaggACTTGAGTGAGCAAAAGAAGTCTCCCCTCTTTGCCGGAAAGGATTTCATGGATAATGCCACGTGGCTTTGTAACTAGTAGATGAGTTCCACGTGGATATTTGACGATTTCAGTTACTATTCTTAGGAGGACACATCTTTGGATTTATGAGAAATGAACGGAAAGTCTTCTTGTCTTTTTGAGTTTATTTGAGAAGTGTTAGGTTGAATTgaatattctttgttttttagtatCTACTAAATAACCAAACGATAAATGTTATAAACTAATCACACacgtacgtttttttttctaattgattCAATGAACTTACTAAGTTTGAGTTATCATTTATGTAGGATACATCTCCTATACTATGATAAACAAACAGAGAAGCCTGTCTTTTTGAGTTTATTTGATAAGGGTTAGGTTGAACAATTCAAGGTTAACGTATGAGTTATGACACCTCTGTTATACACGATAcaatatatcttatattataatttatcagATATACAAGAAAGTATATATCTTATCTAATATGCATTTAACTCCTGATTAAAAAAGAATGTTAAAATCATATTAACAGATAAAATAAAGTCAAtctaaaacttataaaactctcagtattttagataattatcCCTGTGTTTCGAACAATGAAGCAATCTTTATCTGATGCCAAGAATTTCTCGTATATAAAAAATCTGGGTTTCTTTGCGTGCTTCATTATAAAAGTGGACTGTTTGTTTATAGTATCAAAAATCAATGCTGACATAAActtgttttattgtttatcACTTTGTGGGCTGAAATGGACCTGTTTATCACTTTGTACATATATAAGATAGTTGCACAAATCATCAAGGGCTagtaaacttttatttatttatgttt
Coding sequences within:
- the LOC104742304 gene encoding desiccation-related protein PCC13-62-like, producing MAVTKERRSLLVSMVMVLFFLFNVQLLQVMSCPNDQGNQATSCTDQDRKLLEFPLNLEYLEAEFFLFGALGFGLDTVAPNLTMGGPSPLGAQKANLDPLTRDVVLQFAWQEVGHLRAIKKTVKGFARPQLDLSKKAFAKVMDKAFGVKFVPPFNPYANSYNYLIASYLVPYVGLTGYVGANPKLQCPASRKLVAGLLGVESGQDAVIRTMLYARAAHVVYPYGITVAAFTDKISDFRNKLGKAGVKDEGLVVPKAMGAEGQVVGNVLVGNELSLSYDRTPEEILRIVYGSGNESVPGGFYPKGADGEIAKSYLVTTGSTEV